The following proteins are co-located in the Roseovarius arcticus genome:
- a CDS encoding NUDIX hydrolase — protein MAEIPIRSFLASLVAIRKTEARHEVLLLKRTQTLIGEWCQVAGSIEEGETAWQTALRELNEETGLKPSALYSADTCEQFYEADRDAITIAPVFVAFIDASTTVSLNHEHSEYRWVSFGKAIEMVAFGGQRRVLSWIEDEFVKRTPSKHLLICNI, from the coding sequence ATGGCGGAAATTCCAATCAGGTCGTTCCTTGCATCGCTCGTAGCTATCCGAAAAACTGAGGCGCGGCATGAAGTTTTACTACTTAAAAGAACTCAGACTTTGATAGGCGAGTGGTGTCAGGTGGCGGGAAGCATTGAGGAAGGTGAAACAGCTTGGCAAACCGCCCTGCGTGAACTCAATGAAGAGACTGGCTTGAAGCCTAGCGCATTGTATTCGGCTGACACTTGCGAGCAATTCTATGAAGCTGATCGTGATGCGATTACGATAGCCCCCGTGTTTGTCGCCTTCATAGACGCCTCCACGACTGTGTCATTAAATCATGAGCACAGCGAATACCGATGGGTGAGTTTTGGAAAGGCAATTGAGATGGTGGCCTTTGGCGGGCAACGACGCGTTCTTAGCTGGATAGAAGACGAGTTCGTAAAAAGAACCCCGAGTAAGCACCTTCTGATCTGCAATATTTAA
- a CDS encoding carboxymuconolactone decarboxylase family protein, with the protein MKFPFHDQDSAPDASKPLLVQSQKAFGRLPGLHKVLAESPQAYEGYQLLHKLFTETDFNADELTVVWQSINVEHECHYCVPAHTGIAKMMKVSDDITDALRNETALPTAKLEALRTFTVQMVRERGNVSEAQMKAFFDAGYGHRAVLDVILGLAQKTMSNYVNHVAETPVDEVFQPLEWKRSDTPLKV; encoded by the coding sequence ATGAAGTTTCCATTCCACGACCAAGATTCCGCGCCCGACGCCTCCAAGCCGCTTTTAGTGCAATCGCAAAAAGCCTTTGGCCGTTTGCCGGGATTGCACAAGGTGCTCGCCGAAAGCCCGCAGGCCTATGAAGGCTATCAGTTGCTTCATAAATTGTTCACTGAAACGGATTTCAATGCCGACGAGCTTACGGTTGTCTGGCAGTCGATCAACGTTGAGCATGAGTGCCACTATTGCGTTCCGGCCCACACCGGCATCGCCAAGATGATGAAGGTGTCAGACGACATCACAGACGCGCTCCGCAACGAGACGGCGCTCCCTACCGCCAAGCTTGAGGCGCTGCGCACGTTTACGGTTCAGATGGTGCGCGAGCGTGGGAATGTATCAGAAGCGCAGATGAAAGCGTTCTTTGACGCGGGCTATGGTCACCGTGCGGTTCTGGACGTGATCTTGGGTTTAGCGCAGAAAACCATGTCGAATTACGTCAACCACGTGGCCGAAACACCCGTTGATGAAGTGTTCCAACCGCTGGAGTGGAAACGCAGCGACACACCTCTGAAGGTGTAA
- a CDS encoding DUF1007 family protein, with protein MKRPFVFVIGMTVGIALAAPMNAHPHIFVDGGIDFIMSGDETLDALSITWLYDEFETLYDLSSRGIEPQPDGTLSNADREAIRAAYSDWPDDFDGSAHLSIDSDLIEMAWPSDLAVDLVDGRLQLTFLRKLETPAILTNKSVEVAFYESTYFFAFAITNDPSFVGNETCEAVVVPYTPGEQSDEMKQSLALLNREETPDIANVGQLFADRIVVNCA; from the coding sequence GTGAAACGACCATTCGTCTTCGTGATCGGAATGACCGTTGGTATTGCCCTTGCCGCACCAATGAATGCGCACCCCCACATATTTGTGGATGGTGGCATAGATTTTATCATGTCAGGTGACGAAACGCTCGATGCCTTGTCGATCACTTGGCTTTATGATGAATTCGAAACCCTGTATGATTTGTCGTCGCGTGGTATCGAGCCGCAACCTGACGGCACCCTGTCCAATGCGGACCGTGAAGCGATCCGCGCTGCCTATAGCGATTGGCCGGACGATTTCGACGGTTCCGCGCATCTCTCTATCGATAGTGACCTGATAGAAATGGCTTGGCCCAGCGATCTTGCCGTCGATCTCGTTGACGGACGACTTCAACTGACTTTTTTGCGCAAGTTGGAAACGCCTGCCATCCTCACCAACAAATCCGTCGAGGTCGCGTTCTACGAATCTACTTATTTCTTTGCTTTCGCCATTACGAATGATCCATCCTTCGTTGGGAATGAAACATGTGAAGCGGTCGTCGTCCCTTACACACCCGGCGAACAATCCGACGAAATGAAACAAAGCCTTGCGCTTCTCAATCGCGAAGAAACACCGGACATCGCCAATGTCGGCCAATTGTTCGCAGACCGGATCGTTGTAAATTGCGCTTAA
- the rpsU gene encoding 30S ribosomal protein S21 produces MQVSVRDNNVDQALRALKKKLQREGVFREMKLKQHFEKPSEKNARQKAEAIRRARKLARKKLEREA; encoded by the coding sequence ATGCAGGTTAGTGTCCGCGACAACAACGTCGATCAAGCTCTTCGAGCTTTGAAGAAGAAGCTACAGCGCGAAGGCGTGTTCCGCGAAATGAAGCTCAAGCAACATTTCGAGAAGCCGTCCGAGAAAAATGCGCGCCAGAAGGCCGAAGCGATCCGCCGCGCCCGTAAATTGGCGCGTAAAAAGTTAGAGCGCGAAGCGTGA
- a CDS encoding DUF1127 domain-containing protein: MAASIKQVAHDVRRFASVDFHRPNWAAPLGAALVRMGAGTVRWLASLMYTVQLSRMVKVLYEMNDRQLAEIGIKRTEIPAYAETLMTDHSD; this comes from the coding sequence ATGGCTGCTAGCATCAAACAGGTTGCACATGATGTGCGCCGCTTCGCCTCCGTTGATTTTCACAGGCCAAACTGGGCCGCGCCGCTTGGTGCCGCATTGGTGCGCATGGGCGCCGGCACAGTGCGCTGGCTCGCATCGCTGATGTACACGGTGCAGCTCAGCCGCATGGTGAAAGTGCTCTACGAGATGAATGACCGCCAGTTGGCAGAAATTGGGATCAAGCGCACCGAGATTCCCGCCTACGCCGAAACCCTGATGACAGATCATTCGGACTAA
- a CDS encoding LysR family transcriptional regulator → MDISSQMLLFVKVVERGSISAAARAVGQTPSAVSKQIGMLEDQVRHRLLNRTRSGVLPTPEGHDFYEKCKALAEKFADAKAHIQSLDGSPRGKLKIASSVAFGKSQLIPVLPKFLNAYPDVSVALDLTDRDIDIEAERFDVAICFAEQRKMSDIVVRKFMQSRRILCAAPAYLERAGHPQNFADLAQHNCLRLAGNHERNEWIWQSDAKSANFEAKGNFEGNSTDVVFRATLAGLGIARLPSYLVAAKLQSAELIRVLPEYSQQNAEIAVLFADKRNLAPRIRVFVDFLVKEFRSGPEFCLVEA, encoded by the coding sequence ATGGATATTTCGTCGCAGATGTTGCTTTTCGTAAAGGTCGTTGAGCGCGGCAGCATATCCGCCGCCGCGCGCGCTGTGGGTCAGACCCCTTCAGCGGTCAGCAAGCAGATCGGGATGCTAGAGGATCAAGTTCGTCACCGCCTGCTAAACCGGACGCGCAGCGGCGTGCTACCAACGCCCGAAGGCCACGATTTCTACGAAAAGTGTAAGGCGCTGGCGGAAAAGTTCGCAGATGCCAAGGCACACATCCAAAGCCTTGATGGGTCACCGCGCGGCAAACTGAAGATCGCGTCCAGCGTGGCGTTTGGTAAATCGCAACTTATTCCGGTTCTGCCCAAATTCCTTAACGCCTATCCGGACGTCAGCGTAGCATTGGACCTAACTGACCGCGATATCGACATTGAGGCCGAACGCTTTGACGTCGCGATCTGCTTTGCCGAGCAGCGTAAAATGTCCGACATCGTCGTCCGTAAATTTATGCAGAGCCGAAGGATACTTTGCGCGGCGCCTGCATATCTGGAGCGTGCAGGCCACCCTCAGAATTTTGCGGATTTGGCGCAGCACAATTGCCTGCGGCTTGCGGGTAATCACGAGCGAAACGAGTGGATATGGCAAAGCGATGCCAAGAGCGCGAATTTCGAGGCAAAGGGCAATTTCGAGGGCAACAGCACTGACGTGGTCTTTCGCGCGACGCTTGCAGGCCTCGGAATTGCGCGATTGCCGTCCTATCTGGTTGCGGCCAAGCTGCAATCGGCTGAACTGATCCGCGTGCTGCCTGAGTATTCACAGCAGAATGCTGAAATCGCAGTGCTTTTTGCTGACAAACGCAACCTGGCGCCCAGGATCCGGGTATTCGTCGATTTCCTCGTGAAGGAGTTTCGTAGCGGTCCGGAGTTCTGCCTAGTTGAAGCGTAG
- the rnk gene encoding nucleoside diphosphate kinase regulator produces the protein MTHQILHATKTRRARDPKIVISEDELTHIEALAAGAMQHNPALAERLLNEIGRARIAKSKKMPANVVTIGSAVTYRDETTGQEKAVTLVYPENADISRQQVSIMTPIGVALLGLSEGAGFYWDTRKDQRRQLTVIRVEQPHAKGAIGS, from the coding sequence ATGACACACCAGATCCTTCACGCCACCAAGACCCGCCGCGCGCGTGACCCTAAAATCGTAATCAGTGAGGATGAGCTCACTCACATCGAGGCACTTGCAGCCGGTGCGATGCAGCACAATCCAGCACTGGCCGAACGCCTGCTGAACGAAATTGGCCGCGCCCGCATCGCAAAATCCAAGAAAATGCCCGCGAATGTTGTGACGATTGGCAGTGCGGTAACTTACCGCGATGAAACAACGGGTCAGGAAAAGGCTGTGACGCTTGTTTACCCTGAAAACGCCGATATCTCGCGCCAGCAGGTTTCAATCATGACCCCGATAGGTGTTGCCCTTCTGGGTCTGTCGGAGGGCGCGGGGTTCTACTGGGACACGCGCAAAGATCAGCGCCGTCAGTTGACCGTCATCCGCGTCGAGCAGCCCCATGCAAAAGGCGCGATTGGGTCGTGA
- a CDS encoding nickel/cobalt transporter, whose product MRLTIPIVLILAAALLFAIGSATFPGVMDWAVTQQRAFQNEMAAAVRAIRSGAPGGWAALLLAAGAYGVVHAAGPGHGKYLIGGVGLGSTVPASRMIVLAVASSLAQAIWAVVLVYGGFSLLQLSANHLTVIAEQWLAPASYLAIAVVGIIVMLRGLRTISRRKTNTPDHAGHVHHSDGCGHAHGPDPEQVASIKTFRESAALVASIAIRPCTGAIFLLVIAWQLDIKAAGFVATIAMGLGTAILTSGVAISSVALRGVAAFSGGRASVIGVAAPVLQIIAGVLILWFSLALLSISIL is encoded by the coding sequence TTGCGCTTAACGATCCCGATTGTTCTGATCTTGGCTGCGGCCCTGCTGTTCGCCATCGGGTCCGCTACGTTCCCCGGTGTGATGGACTGGGCCGTCACCCAACAGCGTGCGTTCCAGAACGAGATGGCCGCCGCCGTGCGCGCGATCAGATCGGGCGCACCGGGCGGCTGGGCCGCGCTGCTATTGGCGGCAGGCGCTTACGGTGTCGTTCATGCCGCCGGTCCCGGCCATGGCAAATACCTGATTGGCGGGGTGGGTTTGGGGTCGACCGTTCCCGCGTCCCGCATGATCGTTCTGGCCGTCGCATCGAGCCTAGCACAAGCTATTTGGGCTGTCGTGCTTGTCTACGGTGGCTTTTCGCTGCTTCAGTTGTCGGCAAACCACCTGACCGTGATCGCGGAACAATGGCTCGCCCCCGCAAGCTATCTGGCAATCGCCGTCGTCGGGATCATCGTTATGCTGCGCGGATTGCGCACTATATCGCGCCGAAAAACAAACACTCCTGACCACGCAGGACATGTGCATCACAGTGACGGCTGCGGCCACGCACACGGCCCCGATCCCGAACAGGTAGCGTCCATAAAGACATTTCGTGAATCTGCGGCGCTAGTTGCCAGTATCGCCATACGCCCCTGCACTGGCGCCATTTTCCTGCTTGTGATCGCCTGGCAACTCGACATCAAAGCGGCCGGGTTTGTCGCGACGATCGCAATGGGGCTAGGCACCGCGATCCTGACCTCCGGCGTGGCCATTTCCAGCGTTGCCTTGCGTGGCGTGGCGGCTTTTTCAGGCGGGCGGGCCAGCGTCATCGGGGTCGCGGCACCGGTTCTCCAGATCATCGCGGGTGTCCTGATTTTATGGTTCAGCCTCGCGCTGCTCTCGATTTCAATCCTTTGA
- a CDS encoding DUF1127 domain-containing protein produces the protein MTDTHSMQQLGGVFVGTRTVFQQAVGKLQAARSRRKLYCRTITELSALSDQELRDLAIPRSHITRLAWETAYGC, from the coding sequence ATGACCGATACACATTCAATGCAACAACTCGGCGGCGTTTTTGTAGGCACGCGCACGGTTTTTCAGCAAGCCGTGGGCAAGCTTCAGGCGGCACGGAGCCGCCGCAAACTTTACTGCCGGACGATCACAGAGCTCTCGGCCCTATCGGACCAGGAACTACGAGATCTGGCAATTCCCCGCAGCCACATCACACGTCTCGCATGGGAGACAGCATATGGCTGCTAG
- a CDS encoding benzoate/H(+) symporter BenE family transporter has translation MFRDLSIPAVSMGMLAAFVGYSASFAIVLAGLTAMGATGEQATTGLFFATVGMGICSIWLPAVTRIPAAVAWSTPGAAFLAATATLPGGFAEAVGALIFCAGLIVLTGFIPTLGRIVAAIPKPIANGLLAGVLLKLCLAPAIALGTIPLLVLPVLVAWLIGLTWNRLAAMPFAVFAFLLVLYFAVDTSGNTIQTDIVWLPAFAPTVPIFTIQSFFSIALPLYLVTMAGQNIPGFAVLELNGYPVERQPLIRKTGLVSLAFASFGSIPVNMSAITAAMMAGEDAGRDPAIRYWAAITSGIVYVFLAFAAALVTSLASLAPIALITSVAGLALIPALVGSISAAFSESTQLEAPALTFLIAASGMTLFGVSGAFWGVVVGALIWLSKTIANRSIDH, from the coding sequence ATGTTCCGCGATCTTTCAATACCTGCCGTTTCCATGGGAATGCTCGCCGCATTTGTGGGATATTCAGCGTCATTCGCCATCGTGCTAGCGGGGCTGACTGCGATGGGGGCGACGGGCGAGCAGGCTACGACCGGGCTTTTCTTTGCAACCGTCGGCATGGGTATTTGCAGCATCTGGCTACCTGCCGTGACGCGAATTCCCGCCGCTGTAGCATGGTCCACGCCTGGGGCCGCATTTCTTGCGGCAACGGCCACTTTGCCGGGCGGTTTTGCCGAGGCTGTCGGGGCGCTGATTTTTTGCGCCGGATTGATCGTCCTAACGGGCTTTATACCAACCCTTGGTCGGATCGTAGCCGCCATCCCGAAACCCATCGCAAACGGGTTGCTTGCAGGTGTCCTGCTCAAGCTGTGTCTGGCCCCTGCGATTGCGCTCGGCACCATTCCTTTGTTGGTCCTGCCTGTACTCGTCGCGTGGCTGATTGGATTGACATGGAACAGGCTGGCCGCAATGCCGTTTGCGGTGTTTGCGTTTCTTTTGGTTCTCTATTTCGCCGTCGACACGTCGGGCAACACTATTCAAACTGACATAGTATGGCTGCCTGCCTTTGCCCCAACCGTGCCGATCTTTACAATCCAGTCATTCTTTTCCATCGCTCTGCCGCTTTATCTGGTGACGATGGCGGGGCAAAACATCCCCGGCTTTGCGGTGCTGGAACTGAACGGCTATCCGGTGGAACGCCAACCCCTCATCCGGAAAACCGGCCTTGTCAGCCTTGCGTTTGCATCGTTCGGATCGATTCCCGTCAACATGTCCGCGATCACGGCGGCGATGATGGCAGGTGAAGACGCTGGCCGCGATCCAGCGATCCGTTACTGGGCTGCGATAACATCGGGGATCGTTTATGTATTCCTGGCCTTTGCCGCAGCGCTTGTAACGTCATTGGCCAGCCTTGCGCCGATCGCGCTCATCACTTCGGTGGCTGGGCTGGCGCTTATCCCCGCTTTGGTTGGCTCGATCTCGGCTGCTTTCAGCGAATCCACTCAGTTGGAAGCGCCAGCACTGACGTTTTTGATAGCAGCAAGCGGCATGACGCTTTTCGGCGTAAGCGGGGCGTTTTGGGGTGTTGTTGTTGGCGCGCTCATCTGGTTGTCAAAGACAATTGCAAATCGGTCAATCGATCACTGA
- a CDS encoding TetR/AcrR family transcriptional regulator: MPRKPNHDRNDLIKRARDLFWRRGWAGTSLKDLEAALQVKPGSFYAAFGSKDALFELAMDKYAMDGAERLKELARTYGPIKALQRFPEMAIGSNEAPAKACMLSKTLLELHAHNHPLASKANLHLLRMEEQFAELFQQAQSAGDIGSEHDPKVLARRYQSDLLGLRVSAERDGVDAKAIAQEIADSLVRL, encoded by the coding sequence ATGCCGCGCAAACCGAACCATGACCGCAATGACCTGATCAAACGCGCCCGCGACCTATTTTGGCGCCGTGGTTGGGCTGGAACGTCTTTGAAAGATCTCGAGGCTGCCTTGCAGGTAAAGCCAGGAAGTTTTTATGCAGCATTCGGATCAAAGGATGCGCTATTTGAACTTGCGATGGACAAGTACGCGATGGATGGCGCCGAGCGGTTGAAGGAACTGGCTCGGACCTATGGCCCAATCAAAGCGCTCCAGCGCTTTCCTGAAATGGCAATCGGAAGCAACGAGGCCCCCGCCAAGGCCTGCATGCTATCCAAGACGCTCCTTGAGCTTCATGCGCATAATCACCCGTTGGCGAGTAAGGCGAACCTGCATCTCTTGAGGATGGAGGAGCAATTTGCAGAGCTGTTCCAACAGGCACAGTCCGCCGGGGACATTGGCAGCGAACATGACCCCAAAGTGCTCGCCCGCCGGTATCAGTCCGACCTTCTGGGGCTGCGGGTGTCTGCAGAACGAGACGGTGTCGACGCCAAGGCAATTGCGCAGGAGATTGCAGACAGTCTGGTCCGCCTTTGA